A stretch of the Lolium perenne isolate Kyuss_39 chromosome 3, Kyuss_2.0, whole genome shotgun sequence genome encodes the following:
- the LOC127339956 gene encoding uncharacterized protein has translation MARLFVVCLVILTFATAVATSRAPITAAAGGADDCDGDVQALVANCQQYVQFPANPKIDPSAACCGVIQNADIPCLCGKVTPEVEKFICMDKVVFVAAYCKRPFKAGSTCGSYHVPPIA, from the exons ATGGCAAGGCTGTTTGTTGTGTGCTTGGTTATCCTTACCTTCGCCACGGCcgtggcgacgtcgagggcgccAATAacagcggcggcgggcggcgccgaTGACTGCGACGGCGACGTGCAGGCCCTGGTTGCCAACTGCCAACAGTACGTCCAGTTCCCGGCGAACCCGAAGATCGACCCGTCGGCGGCCTGCTGCGGCGTGATCCAGAACGCCGACATACCGTGCCTGTGCGGCAAGGTCACCCCGGAGGTGGAGAAGTTCATCTGCATGGACAAGGTCGTCTTCGTCGCCGCCTACTGCAAGAGGCCCTTCAAGGCTGGCTCCACCTGTGGAA GCTACCACGTTCCTCCGATCGCATAA